From the genome of Hymenobacter gelipurpurascens:
AGCACCACAGCCACATCGTTTTGCTTCAGAAAATCCAGCATCATCCAGGCGTCGCGGGCGCCCACCAGCGTTACCTTCTGCACGCCCAAGCGCTTGGCAAACCGCACCGATTCCACGATTTCCTTGCCGTAGTCGGTATGGATGTACATGGTTTTGGAACCATCGAACAAGCCAGCCAGAGAAGTCAGGCGCAGGTTTTCCTTGCGGCTGGCGGGCTGCTGGCGGTAGGCGCTGGCTTCGGAAAGCAGGCTTTCCAGCTGGCGCAGCTGCTCCGTGCGACTTTTCTCGCGGGTTTCTACCAGCTTGGCGTCCTCGTTGGGGTTGGTCTTGATGACCATTTGGGGCCAGTTCAGGTGTAGGCCGTCATCGGCTTTCACGGCGGCATCCTGCCAGTTCCAGGCGTCGAGCTGCACAATGCTGCTCTGGCCGGAAAGCAGCCCACCGCGTGGCGTAACCTGGGCCAGCAGCACACCATTAGTACGTACGGTAGGCAGAATATCGGAGTCGGTGTTGTAGGCGATGATGCTGCGCACGTTCGGGTTCAGGATGCCCACTTCGCGCGCATCTACCGTCGCCCGAATAGACTCTACTTCTGTGAGGCCGAGCGTAGTGTTCGGCAGAATCAGGCCGGGGTAAATTTCCTGGCCCTTCACATCTACCACCTCATAGGCGGCTTTGTCTTGGCTAAACCCAGTCTGCGCACCAGCATAGGTGATTTTGCCTTTGTCAAATGCCACCGCAGCATCGGGAATCACGGTGCCATTGCCCACGTGTAGGGTGCCACCCGTGAGCAGAATCGGTTTGGCTTGGGGAGGCGCCGGGGCCGGCACCTGCGCCAGCGCGGGTGCCGCCGTGAGCAGGCCTAGGGAAAGAAGTAATGCGGAAAAACGCATGGTTTGTATTTTTTTCTCCGTCATGCTGAGCTTGCTGAAGCATCTCGCGTGCTGATGTCGCACTGCTAAATCAACGATTCGAGCCAGATACTTCGACCCTGCTCAGCATGACAGACGTTTTTTAGATTAGGTACAGTGGCCTAGGCCGCTTATTGGTCCAGCTCTTTGTCTTCGCCTAAAGTGTCGCAATGAAAATGCTTGGTTGGGCGAGCGGTAGGCGTTTGTGTAGGAGCTCCGCCCTTCTTGGCTTCCAGCATTTTCTGCACAATGCGCAGGCGTTCCTTCTGCATGTCCTGGCGCATCTGCAGGTCGCTTTCCGAGTCGAAGAGCAGGCGGCCATCCACGAAGGTGCGCTCCGGGTGAGCATAGATGCTCAGTGGATTGTCGCTCCAGAGCACCACGTCGGCGTCTTTTCCTTCCTTGATGCTGCCCATGTTCTTATCGAGGTGGAGCATTTTGGCGGGGTTGATAGTCACCAGCTTCAAGGCTTCCTCCTCTGATAGGCCACTGTACTTCACTATTTTGGCGGCTTCCTGGTTAAGGCGGCGGCTCATTTCGGCGTCATCGGAGTTGATTGCCACGTTCAGGCCCGCGTTGTGCATGATGCCGGCGTTGTAGGGAATGGCGTCGCGCACCTCGTTTTTGTAGGCCCACCAGTCGGAGAACGTACTGGCGTTGGCGCCGTGGGCTTTCATCTTGTCGGCCACTTTGTAGCCTTCCAGAATGTGCGTGAAGGTGTTCACCTTGAAGCCCATGCGGTCGGCCACGTTCAGCAGCATATTGATTTCTGACTGCACGTAGCTGTGACAGGTGATAAAGCGCTTCTGGTTCAGAATTTCTACCAGCGCCTCCATTTCCAGGTCGCGGCGCGGGGCTTCGCCTTTCTTCTGCTTGCCTTTGCCCAGCTTATTCCAGGTTTTCCACTGCTGCTCATACTCTTTGGCCCGCGTGAAGGCATCCACGAACACCTGCTCGGTGCCCATGCGGGTTTGCGGGAAGCGCAGGGTGTTGGCCTCGCCCCAGTTGCTTTGCTTCACGTTTTCGCCGAGAGCAAACTTGATGAAACCGGGCGCGCCCTGAATCTTCATCTGCTCGGCCGTTTGGCCCCAGCGCAGCTTAATCAGCGCCGATTGGCCCCCGATGGGGTTGGCGGAGCCGTGCAGCAGCTGAGCCGCCACCACGCCACCGGCCAGGTCGCGGTACACGTCCACATCTTCAGCGTCTACCACGTCGCTAATTCGCACTTCGCTAGTAACAGACTGCGTGCCTTCGTTTACGCCTTCAGAAATGGCAATGTGAGAGTGCTCATCGATAATACCGGGCGTGAGGTGCTTGCCGGTACCATCTACCGTCCGGCCACCGCTGGGCACCGATAGGTTGCGCCCAATCTTCGAGATTTTGCCGTTTTGCAACAGCACATCGGTGTTTTCGAGCTTGCCTTGGGCCTCACTGGTCCAAACGGTGGCGTTCTTGATCAGCACGGTTTGCTGCTCCGGCACCGCCGGACGCCCGTAGGCCACAAACGGGTACTGCAACTGGCCTAGCTGCACCGGCTCGGGCGCCTTGGCTGAGTCGCGGCGGGCGGCGCGGGTAGCTGCCTCCTGGCGCTGCGCGCTCCATTTTACGTTTGTAGCATCAGGCAACTGGCCGTCGCCCTGAAAGGTGCGGCTGTCGGCGGTGTAGTACCCGCCCAGCCGGATGGCCCCGCTGCCTTTCACTTTGGGCGTGGGGTTATACACCAGCGTCGCCAGCTCTCCGTTCACCGTGAGGGTGCCCTTTACGGTATCGGCGGGGGCTTTCACAATTTTCAGCTCGGGCGCCTCAGGCTTGCCGGCCAGCAGCATTTTCATCTCCGGCTGGCTCCCGATTTTGAGGGTATACACGCCGCGGTAGTCGCTGGGCACTTCGCTGAGCTGATACCGCTCGCCCTGCACCCAGTTATCGAGCATCACGCTTTCGGGCGCGAACAGACGGGTGGAGCACACCAAAAAATTGGCTTGCATACCGGGCTTCAGGGCCCCTACCCGATCCTGGGCTTTGATGAGCGTAGCGGGCGTGGCGGTCAGGGCCTGCAGAGCCTGCTCCTCCGTGAGGCCATACTGAATGGCTTTGCGCAGGTTGGGCAGAAACTTCTTTTTGTCCTTAAGATCAGCGGCTGAAAGCACGAACGGCACGCCGGCTTTGGCCACCAGGCCCGCATTGGCGGGCGCCATTTCCCAATGCTTCAGATCCTGCAGCGGCACCCGGATGGCATCGTACACATCGTCAACCTGGTATGCATCGGGGAAGTTGAGATTCAGAATGAGCGGCGCTTTGGTAGCCTGAATATCGGGCAGGCGCTGGTATTCGTCGCCGCGGCCTTTGATGATGTACTGCACCCCAAACTCGTCGCCTACTTTATCGGCGCGGAGCAGGCTCTGCTTATCACGCACCTCAAAAATAGCCGGTAGGCCACGTTGCTGAGTCAGGGCGCGGAGTGAGAGGTTTTGCTCCCGCGTGGGGTTACGCTGGTTCCATTCGGCATCGAGGTAGCTCTGGCGCAGCAAGGCAATGCTGCCCATCAACGACGACGGATAATCCTGGGTGCTGGTGCCCTTATCAAACGAGTAGGCAGCGGCGGCGCGGTCCTGTAGAATCAGTTCGGTTTCCTTGCGCGTGGTGTTCAGGCTGACCAATGCTGCGGTACCACGAGCAATTCCATCGGGTTGATGCGTGAGTACGGCGCCAAAACCCAGTTTGCGCAGTACATCTGCCTGCTCAGCGTTGGCCCTGAACATCTCGGCGGCATTCACCTCGGGGTGCACAGCCTGGTTCCAGTCGTAGGCGCCGGTTTTCTGGCTCTCGAACTGCGGCCCCGCCCGGCGGCCCTGGCGCTCAGGCGCCTTTACCTCGGGCACGCCGTAGCTGGCATAAAGGTCCACGAAACCGGGGTAGACGAATTTACCTTTCAGATCCTGCACCACGGCCCCGGCCGGAATCTTCACGTTGGGACCCACGGACTCTACTTTTCCATCCCGAATAACGAGCGTAGCGTCGTTGAGGCGGGTTTTGTAGTCGGTGTAGATGGTGGCGTGGGTGAAGGCGTACAGGCCGGGGCGGTCATCGTACACGCCGTTGCGCGGAAACGTGCCGCTCTGGGCATAGGCTACTGAAAGGCTGCCCATGAGTAGGCCACTCGCCAGCCCAAGCCGGCGCAGGTCAATGTGCATAAAGGTTTGAAGTAGAGTTCTGGAAATACGAGAGACGCTAAATGACAGCAGGGCGCAGAATGCCCGCTCTAAATGTAACCAAAGAAACCACCCACCCACATAGAGTTGCAGCCAAGTCACCTCAACCTTGCGCCCGCTAGGCCAGTATGTATCCTATTCCCCACTCAATCAGGCACTGGTTATGCGCAAAGGCACAAAAGTCAGCTGGAAATATGGTACCGGTACGGCTACTGGCAAAATCGAGGAAACCCACAAGGAAAGCATCACACGCAAGCTGCAGGGTGCCGAAATCACCCGCAATGGCACCCCCGAAAACCCGGCCTTCCTCATCGTACAGGAAAACGGCGACCGGGTGCTCAAGCTTCAGAGCGAAGTGAAAGTGGCCTAGCGCTTGTGCGGCAAGCACTAGTGTGAACGTCATGCCTGATCTGGCGTCCGCGCAGCCGAAGCCCCTCTCTTCGTTGCAGAGGCCTA
Proteins encoded in this window:
- a CDS encoding amidohydrolase family protein, with product MRFSALLLSLGLLTAAPALAQVPAPAPPQAKPILLTGGTLHVGNGTVIPDAAVAFDKGKITYAGAQTGFSQDKAAYEVVDVKGQEIYPGLILPNTTLGLTEVESIRATVDAREVGILNPNVRSIIAYNTDSDILPTVRTNGVLLAQVTPRGGLLSGQSSIVQLDAWNWQDAAVKADDGLHLNWPQMVIKTNPNEDAKLVETREKSRTEQLRQLESLLSEASAYRQQPASRKENLRLTSLAGLFDGSKTMYIHTDYGKEIVESVRFAKRLGVQKVTLVGARDAWMMLDFLKQNDVAVVLSRIHALPRREGDDYDLPYKLPSLLQQAGVRFCLDYEGDQETSGSRNLAFIAGTAAGHGLTKEQALTAVTLSPAQILGLDKDYGSLEAGKSATLVVSRGDLLDMRTNDVTQAYIDGRAFRLDTKQTYLRDKFKTKYGQR
- a CDS encoding amidohydrolase family protein; amino-acid sequence: MHIDLRRLGLASGLLMGSLSVAYAQSGTFPRNGVYDDRPGLYAFTHATIYTDYKTRLNDATLVIRDGKVESVGPNVKIPAGAVVQDLKGKFVYPGFVDLYASYGVPEVKAPERQGRRAGPQFESQKTGAYDWNQAVHPEVNAAEMFRANAEQADVLRKLGFGAVLTHQPDGIARGTAALVSLNTTRKETELILQDRAAAAYSFDKGTSTQDYPSSLMGSIALLRQSYLDAEWNQRNPTREQNLSLRALTQQRGLPAIFEVRDKQSLLRADKVGDEFGVQYIIKGRGDEYQRLPDIQATKAPLILNLNFPDAYQVDDVYDAIRVPLQDLKHWEMAPANAGLVAKAGVPFVLSAADLKDKKKFLPNLRKAIQYGLTEEQALQALTATPATLIKAQDRVGALKPGMQANFLVCSTRLFAPESVMLDNWVQGERYQLSEVPSDYRGVYTLKIGSQPEMKMLLAGKPEAPELKIVKAPADTVKGTLTVNGELATLVYNPTPKVKGSGAIRLGGYYTADSRTFQGDGQLPDATNVKWSAQRQEAATRAARRDSAKAPEPVQLGQLQYPFVAYGRPAVPEQQTVLIKNATVWTSEAQGKLENTDVLLQNGKISKIGRNLSVPSGGRTVDGTGKHLTPGIIDEHSHIAISEGVNEGTQSVTSEVRISDVVDAEDVDVYRDLAGGVVAAQLLHGSANPIGGQSALIKLRWGQTAEQMKIQGAPGFIKFALGENVKQSNWGEANTLRFPQTRMGTEQVFVDAFTRAKEYEQQWKTWNKLGKGKQKKGEAPRRDLEMEALVEILNQKRFITCHSYVQSEINMLLNVADRMGFKVNTFTHILEGYKVADKMKAHGANASTFSDWWAYKNEVRDAIPYNAGIMHNAGLNVAINSDDAEMSRRLNQEAAKIVKYSGLSEEEALKLVTINPAKMLHLDKNMGSIKEGKDADVVLWSDNPLSIYAHPERTFVDGRLLFDSESDLQMRQDMQKERLRIVQKMLEAKKGGAPTQTPTARPTKHFHCDTLGEDKELDQ
- a CDS encoding hypervirulence associated TUDOR domain-containing protein, with product MRKGTKVSWKYGTGTATGKIEETHKESITRKLQGAEITRNGTPENPAFLIVQENGDRVLKLQSEVKVA